The genomic DNA GATCCTTGTATGGCTTGTGCAAGTCATGCTATTGGGAAAATGGAAATGGTTGCAAATATATACTGGAATGGAAAATTGTATAAGAGGATGATAAGAAATGAGTAAAATAATTGTAGGTGTTGGAAATCCCCTGCTTGGAAACGATGGAATTGGAATTATTATTGCTGATATGTTGCGTGATATGTTTAAAGATATATATTATGATATAAAAATTGAGAGTTCTATGGCGGGAGGAATAGAGATATGTGAGATGATAGCAGGATTTGATTTTGCTATAATAATAGATGCATACATGGGAGAAAATGAGGGAAATGTAAGGGAATTAAGCATAGATGAATATGAAGGAAGGGTGAGCCATGATGTAAATTTTGCTTCCGCTTATAATACTTTGAAAAATTATATCAAGATGCCTGAATTGAGAATAATAGGAATTGAGATAAGTGATGTTGATTTTGGAGAAATTTCAGAAGAAGTTAAAAAAGCAATTCCAGTTGTTTTAAACAAAATTGAGGAGATTATGAGGGAAAAAAATGCTTGCAGAGAAAGTTGAAGAGCTATCAGGAGAAAATATTTATGCATGCTACCAGTGCGGGAAATGCTCCGCTGGCTGCCCAATGGCTGAGCAAATGGACTTCCTTCCAAATCAAGTTATATTGCTTATATTGAGAGGAAATGAGGAGGTTATAGATTCAAAAACACCATGGATTTGTGCTCAGTGCTATCAGTGCGGCACGAGATGCCCGAAAAATGTTGATATAACAAAAATTATGGAAGCTTTGAGAGCTATAAAGCTAAGGAAAAATGTTGATTATATAAAAATGAGGTTTAAGAAAAA from Thermoplasmatales archaeon includes the following:
- a CDS encoding hydrogenase maturation protease, translating into MSKIIVGVGNPLLGNDGIGIIIADMLRDMFKDIYYDIKIESSMAGGIEICEMIAGFDFAIIIDAYMGENEGNVRELSIDEYEGRVSHDVNFASAYNTLKNYIKMPELRIIGIEISDVDFGEISEEVKKAIPVVLNKIEEIMREKNACRES
- a CDS encoding 4Fe-4S dicluster domain-containing protein, with product MLAEKVEELSGENIYACYQCGKCSAGCPMAEQMDFLPNQVILLILRGNEEVIDSKTPWICAQCYQCGTRCPKNVDITKIMEALRAIKLRKNVDYIKMRFKKNLPQIAVVSAARKYTG